In the Streptobacillus canis genome, one interval contains:
- a CDS encoding YoaK family protein: MKNSSVISKKRVAFLLTIVGGFLEIYSYLLLGNVFATTITGNLILMAFNLKRLNFDNVLKYIVPIIFFCLGVYVSEKIKSKVSENFGKVVLFLEIIILICIPFIGIQLISVSLIAFISAIQIQTFRKVSENVYMSTMCTGNTRSLIEAVANGRKQDVKNYFVVIIGFLSGVLLGDVSILFFDKFSIYICVLILVGLLIYIMKKEGKNEVIR, translated from the coding sequence ATGAAAAATAGTTCAGTTATAAGCAAAAAAAGAGTTGCTTTTCTACTAACAATAGTAGGTGGATTTTTAGAAATATATTCATATCTATTGTTAGGTAATGTTTTTGCAACTACAATAACAGGAAACTTAATTTTGATGGCATTTAATCTAAAAAGATTAAATTTTGATAATGTTTTAAAATATATAGTTCCGATAATATTTTTTTGTTTAGGAGTATACGTATCTGAAAAAATTAAATCAAAAGTTTCAGAAAATTTTGGAAAAGTAGTATTATTTTTAGAGATAATAATATTAATTTGTATACCTTTTATCGGTATACAATTAATTTCGGTATCGTTAATAGCATTTATTTCAGCGATACAAATACAAACATTTAGAAAAGTATCAGAAAATGTATATATGTCAACTATGTGTACTGGTAATACTAGATCGCTTATAGAAGCTGTTGCTAATGGTAGAAAACAAGATGTAAAAAACTATTTTGTTGTAATCATTGGCTTTTTAAGTGGAGTATTATTAGGTGATGTTAGCATATTATTTTTTGATAAGTTTTCAATATATATTTGTGTATTAATTTTAGTAGGTTTATTAATATACATAATGAAGAAAGAAGGAAAGAATGAAGTTATCAGATAA
- a CDS encoding nucleoside 2-deoxyribosyltransferase has product MKVYLAGSLFNEGEVAQRLKEGKILRENFPNIDLFNPIEQPFNEDKQTLPTPIDIYDGDANAVINSDIVILDMTNEDPGVMVELGLAIAHNKKIIAINSDIRLKSANKYDIPSYAMNHFVLGGILKYGVLVYSFQEAVEELRKYEK; this is encoded by the coding sequence ATGAAAGTTTATTTAGCAGGTTCATTATTTAATGAAGGAGAAGTTGCACAAAGATTAAAAGAAGGTAAAATTTTAAGAGAAAATTTTCCAAACATAGATTTATTTAATCCAATTGAACAACCATTTAATGAAGATAAACAAACATTACCAACACCAATAGATATTTATGATGGTGATGCAAATGCAGTAATAAATTCAGATATAGTAATATTAGATATGACTAATGAAGATCCAGGTGTGATGGTAGAGTTAGGTCTTGCTATAGCACATAATAAAAAAATTATAGCAATAAATTCAGATATAAGATTAAAATCAGCAAATAAATACGACATTCCAAGTTATGCAATGAATCATTTTGTACTTGGTGGAATATTAAAATACGGTGTATTGGTATATTCATTCCAAGAAGCGGTAGAAGAGCTAAGAAAATATGAAAAATAG